From Pelagicoccus sp. SDUM812003, a single genomic window includes:
- the msrB gene encoding peptide-methionine (R)-S-oxide reductase MsrB codes for MKPFAAALTTTLFTTLAMADDNASTHSQKTNLKEQDLAACAVPSEAETTALDAFRKTDEEWKKVLSPEQFRVLRQQGTERSFQNAYWNNKEKGLYLCAACEAPLFASAQKYDSGTGWPSFWESIAPENVGETRDTSYGMVRTEVHCSRCGGHLGHVFEDGPKPTHLRYCINSASLEFVKKNEIEERDLQAYAEHAR; via the coding sequence ATGAAACCGTTCGCAGCCGCCCTAACCACCACCCTTTTCACCACACTTGCCATGGCAGACGACAACGCATCCACACACTCCCAGAAGACGAACTTGAAAGAGCAGGATCTGGCCGCCTGCGCCGTGCCTTCCGAAGCGGAGACCACCGCCCTCGACGCCTTCCGCAAGACCGACGAGGAGTGGAAGAAGGTCCTTTCGCCGGAGCAGTTTCGCGTCCTGCGCCAGCAAGGCACAGAGCGCAGCTTCCAGAACGCCTACTGGAACAACAAGGAGAAGGGCCTCTACCTTTGCGCCGCCTGCGAAGCTCCGCTTTTCGCCAGCGCCCAGAAGTACGACTCCGGCACCGGCTGGCCCAGCTTCTGGGAAAGCATCGCTCCGGAAAACGTGGGCGAAACCCGAGACACCAGCTACGGCATGGTGCGCACCGAGGTGCACTGCTCGCGCTGCGGCGGCCACCTGGGACACGTTTTCGAAGACGGCCCCAAGCCTACCCACCTGCGCTACTGCATCAACTCCGCCTCGCTGGAGTTCGTGAAGAAAAACGAGATCGAAGAACGCGATCTACAGGCCTACGCAGAACACGCCCGCTGA
- a CDS encoding DUF3016 domain-containing protein, with amino-acid sequence MKHTRSLLAIGSAIALSLANFGHAITTDAANSAVQVVFTNSDNYRDIRTSSFKSSKQEKAVLREVEAVFVKQGQKYLPAGYTLRVEVSDIDLAGDQSTLTSPFGEYRVMTDLYPPRIAFAYSVIAPDETVVSSGDASLTDLSYLHTLKANLRLSDSRAPYVSKLIEDWSSKDLRRALETKM; translated from the coding sequence ATGAAACACACTCGATCTTTACTCGCGATAGGCTCGGCCATCGCCCTTTCCTTAGCGAATTTCGGACACGCGATCACCACCGACGCCGCGAACAGCGCCGTCCAAGTCGTCTTCACGAACAGCGACAACTACCGCGACATCCGCACCAGCTCCTTCAAAAGCTCCAAGCAGGAGAAGGCCGTGCTGCGCGAGGTGGAAGCGGTCTTCGTCAAGCAAGGCCAGAAGTATCTGCCAGCTGGATACACGCTCCGAGTCGAAGTCTCCGACATCGACCTGGCAGGCGACCAGTCCACGCTGACTTCGCCCTTCGGCGAATACCGGGTCATGACGGATCTCTACCCGCCACGCATCGCTTTCGCCTACTCGGTGATCGCCCCGGACGAAACGGTGGTGAGCTCCGGCGACGCCAGCCTGACGGACCTCAGCTATTTGCACACGCTTAAGGCGAACCTGCGTCTCTCCGACTCGCGGGCGCCGTACGTCTCGAAGCTGATCGAGGATTGGTCATCTAAGGACCTTCGACGAGCCCTCGAGACGAAGATGTAG
- a CDS encoding uracil-DNA glycosylase family protein produces MSLSAKMIQAAEALSEAVDALRFAPPVAYVYNPIKYAWQPHREYLRRYADTPKRVVFLGMNPGPWGMAQTGVPFGEIDAVKNWMGIEKPVDIPFPEHPKRPILGFACEKSEVSGRRLWGLFAEAFPNAADFFADHFVLNYCPLVFMEESSRNRTPDKLPAAESAALFAACDLHLRRCIETLQPEWIVGVGGFAQARAKAALDGIDIQHGKVLHPSPASPAANRGWSEAASKQLAVQGIWQK; encoded by the coding sequence ATGTCCCTATCCGCCAAAATGATCCAAGCCGCCGAAGCCCTTTCGGAGGCGGTCGACGCGCTGCGTTTCGCTCCACCCGTCGCATACGTGTACAACCCCATAAAGTACGCCTGGCAGCCCCATCGCGAGTACTTGAGGCGCTACGCGGACACGCCCAAACGCGTCGTCTTTCTCGGCATGAACCCCGGGCCGTGGGGCATGGCTCAAACCGGCGTGCCCTTTGGCGAGATCGATGCGGTCAAAAACTGGATGGGCATAGAGAAACCGGTCGACATCCCCTTCCCCGAGCATCCCAAGCGGCCCATCCTGGGCTTCGCCTGCGAAAAGTCCGAAGTCTCCGGACGTCGCCTCTGGGGCCTCTTCGCGGAAGCCTTTCCCAACGCTGCCGACTTCTTCGCCGATCACTTCGTGCTCAACTATTGCCCACTGGTGTTCATGGAAGAGAGCTCGCGCAACCGCACTCCGGACAAGCTGCCAGCGGCCGAGAGCGCTGCGCTCTTCGCGGCCTGCGATCTGCACCTACGGCGCTGCATCGAAACCCTGCAGCCCGAATGGATCGTCGGAGTGGGAGGCTTCGCCCAGGCTCGAGCCAAGGCCGCTCTGGACGGGATCGACATCCAGCACGGCAAGGTCCTGCATCCCTCGCCCGCCAGTCCCGCCGCCAATCGAGGCTGGAGCGAGGCCGCCAGCAAGCAGCTGGCCGTGCAAGGCATCTGGCAAAAGTGA
- a CDS encoding 3'-5' exonuclease, protein MPAFHPLLGVKELVAFDLETTGLRYKQEEITQIAGVRLGGILMEIEDSFSTYVDPGKPIPSEIQELTRVRDHDVAGAPKPLEALTAFSEYVGDATLFGHDIYRFDFNFIRKYTKRDDVETRSVRFIDTMDIFEVLWRDFSRLRNSLDDIAERLSAGLSSMRRHDAMSDAILLAHVFQRIQDHPELERLCSRIPVHEELLPAVPVKKKSLDSDRFTQPASKRFNYMAYSF, encoded by the coding sequence ATGCCAGCCTTTCACCCCCTTTTGGGAGTGAAGGAACTCGTCGCATTCGATCTCGAGACCACTGGTTTGCGCTACAAGCAGGAGGAGATTACTCAAATCGCTGGGGTAAGGCTCGGAGGCATCCTGATGGAAATCGAGGACTCCTTTTCGACCTACGTCGATCCGGGCAAGCCCATTCCGAGCGAAATCCAAGAACTGACTCGCGTGCGCGACCACGATGTGGCCGGAGCCCCGAAACCGCTGGAGGCGCTGACCGCGTTTTCCGAGTACGTCGGCGACGCCACGCTCTTCGGGCACGACATCTATCGGTTCGATTTCAATTTCATCCGGAAGTACACCAAGCGCGACGACGTGGAGACACGCTCCGTGCGCTTCATCGATACCATGGATATCTTCGAGGTGCTCTGGCGCGACTTCTCTCGCCTGAGAAACTCCTTGGACGATATCGCGGAACGCCTTTCGGCTGGGCTCTCGTCCATGCGTCGCCACGACGCCATGAGCGACGCGATCCTCCTGGCCCACGTGTTCCAACGGATTCAGGATCACCCGGAACTGGAGCGGCTTTGCTCCCGCATCCCGGTGCACGAGGAGCTTCTCCCAGCCGTCCCGGTCAAAAAGAAGAGCCTCGACAGCGATCGCTTCACCCAACCTGCCAGCAAGCGCTTCAACTACATGGCCTACTCCTTCTAG
- a CDS encoding ATP-binding protein: protein MFENKKVRSRMYLIWASGALLLCALGYLAASRWLPAAGDTASQVPAFAIFIGIGFGNCALLWGFARALTGRNDRDWSRRIELEATRSEVVLPEGLTAGERLERWGRELRERENEQRSKLAFATPLVDACRGADLGLFLCDEEGRVLWVNGATEELTGRPFQDLAKRAKLDFLNHALNDPLDHMRLNAALDKRHATQLTLACQRADGETRWVSLSLKPLQGSTPSDARFFGVLIDSTETRNAQTEFEEISKRFALATESANIAIWDWDVKNDRLVWDDYMHELYGCRRGEFSPSYQGWIGRIHEDDMNRVIRTIDQGLMKARNVEFVARVERGDQDVVHIRNAGKAFLNERGEVIRYIGVASDVTGEREARIQVLDQKEEAERLAIRLAEAVKHSKDAAAEAERATRAKSAFLAMMSHEIRTPMNGVIGMASLLLDTKLDEHQRDYLNTIRTSGDALMTLINDILDYSKIESGKLDIEMAPFNLCDCVEDTMELFAARASEKNLELICIIDPNTPEEVIGDSTRLRQILANLLGNAIKFTDVGEVELRVDAPADGRISFSVRDTGIGVKEDRLHKLFEVFTQADSSTTRKYGGTGLGLSISKQLANLMGGDMRVKSSFGKGSVFSFDIAFDGLLDATPHPAFEAQDSLKGRKVAIVQSNGVVRQALQSTVSRWGMECRAFKALASLRGEMGADDSWDLVVVDRNAAESLDDIEILNTLEKSKTTLLWLLSPNESFERSERRFAIYKPYRTQGLLDTVMEALASCDNPAGGKVSKLDARAEADQVEVKVPLKILVADDNLVNRKVARVMLKRCGYQADMACNGVEAVEAVKRREYDLIFMDCQMPEMDGFEATRVIRSLEGDRSGHKRSCVYALTANVRDESIQMSRAAGMDGFLGKPIKLDDIRQAVDEVCTSLASQN from the coding sequence ATGTTTGAAAATAAAAAGGTTCGCAGTCGGATGTATCTTATCTGGGCGAGCGGGGCGTTGCTGCTCTGCGCTCTCGGCTATCTGGCGGCGTCCCGCTGGTTGCCCGCGGCGGGGGACACGGCGAGCCAGGTCCCGGCCTTTGCGATTTTCATCGGAATCGGCTTTGGAAACTGCGCATTGCTTTGGGGCTTCGCCCGCGCCCTGACCGGGCGAAACGACCGAGATTGGTCGCGTCGCATCGAGCTGGAGGCGACGCGCTCCGAGGTGGTTTTGCCGGAGGGGCTCACCGCTGGAGAACGGCTTGAGCGCTGGGGGCGCGAGCTTCGGGAGCGGGAGAACGAGCAGCGCTCCAAGCTGGCGTTCGCCACGCCTTTGGTCGATGCCTGTCGCGGCGCGGATCTGGGGCTCTTCCTGTGCGACGAGGAAGGTCGCGTTCTGTGGGTGAACGGAGCCACGGAAGAATTGACGGGACGCCCCTTCCAGGATCTGGCGAAGCGGGCCAAGCTGGATTTTCTCAACCACGCGCTCAACGACCCGCTGGACCACATGCGTCTCAACGCGGCCTTGGACAAACGGCACGCCACGCAGTTGACCTTGGCCTGCCAGCGGGCGGACGGAGAGACGCGATGGGTGTCCCTGAGCCTGAAGCCGCTGCAGGGATCGACTCCCAGCGATGCCCGGTTCTTCGGCGTTTTGATCGACTCCACGGAGACGCGAAACGCTCAGACGGAGTTCGAGGAGATCTCCAAGCGCTTCGCCTTGGCGACCGAAAGCGCCAACATCGCCATCTGGGATTGGGATGTGAAAAACGACCGTTTGGTGTGGGACGACTACATGCACGAGCTGTATGGCTGCCGCCGCGGGGAGTTTTCTCCAAGCTATCAAGGCTGGATAGGGCGAATCCACGAGGACGATATGAACCGGGTGATCCGAACTATCGACCAGGGATTGATGAAGGCTCGGAACGTCGAGTTCGTGGCCCGTGTGGAACGGGGAGATCAGGACGTGGTCCACATACGAAACGCAGGGAAGGCATTCCTCAACGAGCGCGGCGAGGTGATTCGATACATCGGGGTTGCGTCGGATGTGACAGGAGAGCGGGAGGCTCGTATCCAAGTTTTGGATCAGAAAGAGGAGGCGGAGCGCCTGGCGATCCGTCTCGCGGAAGCGGTCAAGCACTCCAAGGATGCGGCTGCGGAGGCGGAGCGGGCCACCCGGGCCAAAAGCGCTTTTCTGGCCATGATGAGCCATGAGATTCGCACCCCGATGAATGGAGTGATCGGAATGGCGAGCCTGCTGTTGGATACGAAGCTCGACGAGCACCAGCGCGACTATCTGAACACCATTCGCACCAGTGGCGACGCGTTGATGACCTTGATCAACGACATTCTGGACTACTCCAAGATCGAGTCGGGAAAGCTGGATATCGAGATGGCTCCATTCAATCTCTGCGATTGCGTGGAGGACACCATGGAACTCTTCGCCGCTCGAGCTTCCGAAAAGAATCTGGAGCTTATCTGTATCATCGATCCAAATACGCCTGAGGAGGTGATCGGGGACTCTACACGCTTGCGTCAGATCCTGGCGAACTTGCTAGGCAACGCCATCAAGTTCACCGACGTGGGCGAAGTCGAACTCCGGGTGGACGCTCCTGCGGATGGACGAATCTCGTTTTCCGTACGAGATACTGGCATCGGGGTGAAGGAGGATCGCTTGCACAAGCTATTCGAGGTATTCACCCAAGCGGACTCCTCGACGACGCGAAAATATGGCGGCACGGGACTGGGGTTGTCCATCAGCAAGCAACTGGCGAATCTCATGGGCGGGGACATGCGAGTGAAGAGCTCATTCGGAAAAGGATCAGTCTTCTCTTTCGACATCGCGTTCGATGGCTTGCTCGACGCTACGCCCCATCCCGCCTTCGAAGCTCAGGACTCCCTGAAAGGCAGGAAGGTGGCTATCGTGCAGTCCAACGGGGTGGTGCGGCAGGCGCTCCAGTCAACCGTTTCTCGTTGGGGGATGGAGTGCAGGGCCTTCAAGGCGCTGGCTTCCTTGAGAGGGGAGATGGGGGCGGATGATTCTTGGGATCTCGTTGTCGTAGACAGGAACGCCGCCGAATCCTTAGACGATATCGAAATACTGAATACGCTGGAAAAGTCGAAGACGACCTTGCTCTGGCTGCTGAGCCCAAATGAATCCTTCGAGCGAAGCGAAAGGCGATTCGCCATCTACAAGCCCTATCGGACCCAGGGCTTGCTGGATACGGTGATGGAGGCTCTGGCAAGCTGCGACAATCCGGCGGGCGGCAAGGTTTCGAAGCTCGACGCTCGCGCCGAAGCGGACCAGGTCGAGGTGAAGGTGCCGCTTAAGATTTTGGTAGCGGATGATAATCTGGTTAACCGGAAAGTCGCGCGCGTGATGCTCAAGCGATGCGGCTATCAAGCGGATATGGCGTGTAATGGGGTCGAAGCGGTCGAAGCCGTGAAGCGCCGCGAGTACGATCTGATTTTTATGGATTGCCAGATGCCTGAAATGGATGGCTTCGAGGCGACCCGAGTGATTCGCAGTCTGGAAGGGGATCGTTCCGGGCACAAGCGGTCCTGCGTTTATGCCCTCACGGCCAATGTAAGGGACGAATCGATACAGATGTCTCGCGCTGCGGGGATGGACGGCTTTCTGGGCAAGCCCATAAAGCTCGACGATATTCGCCAAGCAGTGGATGAAGTGTGCACGTCCCTGGCGTCTCAGAATTAG
- a CDS encoding RluA family pseudouridine synthase — protein sequence MPVPLDILYQDDDLIVVDKPSGVLSEGGGDRERDLEQLVSEIVGRRAFCCHRLDRLTSGAIALRTRNRLKREFAQLFEGHGVRKEYWLLTQGLWDPKIKRVQSRIDSLGRGRWANVQHGGKEAVSTFQLLGRHEASGLSFLRGLLKTGRTHQLRLHALKAKCPIVGDPLYGVERDDGLFGLHCRSLRFRHPETGQEVRAQAEPPTNWQSLLDLFRV from the coding sequence ATGCCTGTTCCCTTGGATATCCTTTATCAAGACGACGACCTGATCGTGGTGGACAAGCCTTCTGGCGTATTGAGCGAGGGAGGCGGCGATCGGGAGCGCGATCTCGAACAGCTTGTATCCGAAATTGTGGGACGTCGCGCCTTTTGCTGCCACCGTCTCGATCGCCTAACGAGTGGAGCCATCGCGTTGCGAACGCGAAATCGGCTGAAGAGGGAGTTCGCGCAGCTCTTCGAAGGCCACGGCGTGCGCAAGGAGTACTGGTTGCTGACGCAGGGGCTTTGGGATCCGAAGATCAAGCGCGTGCAGAGTCGCATCGATAGTTTGGGCCGAGGACGCTGGGCGAACGTGCAGCATGGCGGCAAGGAAGCGGTGAGCACCTTTCAATTGCTAGGGCGCCACGAGGCGTCGGGATTGTCGTTTTTGCGGGGATTGCTAAAGACGGGCCGTACCCATCAATTGCGTTTGCACGCCCTCAAGGCGAAGTGTCCCATCGTGGGCGATCCTTTGTATGGGGTGGAGAGAGACGACGGATTGTTCGGTCTGCATTGCCGCTCGCTGCGTTTCCGTCACCCGGAAACCGGTCAGGAGGTTCGGGCTCAAGCGGAGCCTCCGACCAACTGGCAGAGTTTGTTGGATCTTTTTCGCGTTTAG
- a CDS encoding inositol monophosphatase family protein, which produces MGRKQNLSPRPNQSHFHHSVTTSSQFETFRTLLCQLGAAIRDTLRAQQHRPVEQLASVAERSTADVIYEIDKVSEELILRWLEENWPENLPVQLVMEGIEDDQLVSFPTATPLGKTAYKLIIDPIDGTRGLMYDKRSAWALIGLAPQRGPTTTLEDISVAAMTELPTSKQFISEQLSATRSTNGVTSFHRVSTDLIRKTETRLPASPSQANELSHGFLSVAKFFPQCKAALAAFEEELCHELTPAAERAEALIFDDQYISTGGQLYELIAGHDRLVIDIRPLAYAKHGYAQSLTCHPYDLCAALVARAAGVVVETAEAPELAIPLDTTTTVSWIAYANVQLADRVRPVLTELIQKHFD; this is translated from the coding sequence ATGGGCAGAAAACAAAACCTCAGCCCTCGCCCGAATCAATCGCATTTCCACCACTCCGTGACCACCTCCTCCCAATTCGAAACCTTTCGCACGCTGCTCTGCCAGCTCGGCGCCGCCATCCGCGACACCCTGCGCGCCCAACAACACCGCCCTGTCGAGCAGCTCGCCTCGGTCGCCGAACGCTCCACCGCCGATGTGATCTACGAAATCGACAAGGTCAGCGAAGAACTCATCCTCCGCTGGTTGGAGGAGAACTGGCCCGAGAATCTGCCGGTGCAACTGGTGATGGAGGGCATCGAAGACGACCAGCTGGTCAGCTTTCCCACGGCCACGCCACTGGGAAAAACCGCCTACAAGCTCATCATCGACCCCATCGACGGAACACGCGGGCTCATGTACGACAAGCGCTCCGCCTGGGCCCTCATCGGATTAGCCCCGCAGCGCGGCCCCACCACCACCCTCGAAGACATTTCGGTGGCCGCGATGACCGAGCTCCCCACCTCCAAGCAGTTCATCTCCGAACAGCTCAGCGCCACGCGGTCCACCAATGGCGTCACCAGCTTTCATCGCGTATCCACAGATCTGATTCGGAAAACGGAAACCCGCCTGCCGGCCTCTCCTTCGCAGGCCAACGAGCTTTCGCATGGCTTCCTTTCGGTGGCCAAGTTCTTTCCCCAATGCAAAGCCGCCCTGGCAGCCTTCGAAGAAGAGCTTTGCCACGAGCTCACCCCAGCCGCAGAGCGAGCGGAAGCCCTCATTTTCGACGATCAATACATCTCGACCGGCGGCCAGCTCTACGAACTCATCGCAGGTCACGATCGGCTGGTCATCGACATTCGCCCACTCGCCTACGCCAAACACGGCTACGCTCAGTCTCTGACCTGCCATCCCTACGATCTCTGCGCCGCCCTAGTGGCTAGAGCCGCCGGCGTGGTGGTGGAAACTGCTGAGGCCCCGGAACTCGCGATTCCCCTCGACACCACCACTACCGTTTCCTGGATCGCCTACGCGAACGTCCAGTTGGCCGACCGAGTCCGCCCCGTATTGACGGAGCTAATACAAAAGCACTTCGATTAG
- a CDS encoding Spx/MgsR family RNA polymerase-binding regulatory protein, protein MVKLYMYKGCDGCRKAKKWLQAQDVAFEEVAIREVTPSKSELKEALALHDLNLRKLFNVSGGDYRSMGLKEKLPTLSTDEALELLVDNGNLVKRPFLATDKGCYSGFDEAIWSELVK, encoded by the coding sequence ATGGTGAAGCTTTACATGTACAAGGGGTGCGACGGGTGCCGCAAGGCGAAGAAGTGGCTGCAGGCGCAGGACGTCGCGTTCGAGGAAGTCGCCATTCGCGAAGTCACTCCTAGCAAGAGCGAGCTCAAGGAAGCCCTGGCCTTGCATGATCTCAACCTGAGAAAGCTTTTCAACGTGTCCGGCGGCGACTACCGATCGATGGGGTTGAAGGAAAAGCTTCCGACCCTCTCCACTGACGAGGCCTTGGAGCTGCTGGTGGACAATGGAAATCTGGTCAAGCGGCCCTTCCTCGCTACCGACAAGGGGTGCTATTCCGGGTTCGACGAGGCTATCTGGTCGGAGCTGGTGAAATAG